In one Hypomesus transpacificus isolate Combined female chromosome 18, fHypTra1, whole genome shotgun sequence genomic region, the following are encoded:
- the LOC124480617 gene encoding putative helicase mov-10-B.1, protein MSGRSMQARRQVGLEFIEFLEETNRRSITVKLELRDIYNSEFRNRAPGLKDPNFSGILYALRLSRKARICDGQVHFNPMVRAFHQDQWQRPRPQPPQHGLSNGVPVQNGVSTDQGAAPEVLSGVRARRELAHRLIQNLKANRAMYISDKGGVTITTDHSMEEGRIRISVDGVTEVYVVSLFVENKGSGPVHFTYYSALHWMNCFILEDEHKVTRANPLQLLPGVRYEIQVKFKPRMVGFYPATLAFEFKTDLLPSTPAFHIVRFLEAQCVTSLARELAPTAPYRRRPITASNSQYFTVEDGEPPESTAKLHLVQVVPLKDYKVPAYVMELVRGNRPVLEGALSWENYSQKFQLLLYLEELQMEVDIKKYNMTNQPMHFHPTNKRFLVLDVPGVSENRPSVLRGDALLVTKTAEASRGSAGLVKYKGFVYRVELETIQLNFNKKLLASFIDGMQFNVEFTVSRLITRLQQRAVEMASQYKLGEVLFPSEKDSVPMPDLPDLRLYDAKLEKNPEQLRAIQNIVAGSSRPAPYLVFGPPGTGKTVTVVEAIKQLVKTNSFNHILACAPSNSAADLLCKRIVEHVDKRLVLRMYASSRNPWDVPEELLTCCNLDEDGETFVFPSKESLMEYKIMVTTLVTAGRFVTGGVPQGHYSHVFVDEAGHAVETECIIPLAGLLQPGSGQVVLAGDPKQLGPILRSPLAIKHGMGLSLLERLMKDVSLYQKGSRGTYNDRYVTKLLRNYRSHPAILKIPNELFYDGELQVFADKIVRNSYCNWEHLQKQGFPIIFHGVTGRDEREANSPSFFNVAEVEILIEYLKKLFQTQGKKGLAKISPKEIGIIAPYRKQVEKIRKAIKIVEKELKMNFKDLKVGSVEEFQGQERKVILVSTVRSSHEYVKLDQKFSLGFVKNEKRFNVATTRAKALLVVVGNPIVLREDPIWGRFIQYCEDQGTAAAFYCHAMEEEEEVLVERLAALYLQAEPQVDTEESMTQQLLDPEWRNEV, encoded by the exons ATGAGTGGACGGAGTATGCAGGCTCGTCGCCAAGTTGGACTGGAATTCATTGAATTCTTAGAAGAAACAAATCGAAGATCCATTACAGTCAAGCTCGAACTCCGTGACATCTACAACTCCGAATTCAGGAACAG AGCTCCTGGACTCAAGGACCCAAACTTCAGTGGGATTCTGTATGCTCTAAGGTTGTCCCGAAAAGCCAGGATTTGCGATGGACAAGTACACTTCAATCCCATG GTGAGGGCTTTTCATCAAGATCAGTGGCAAAGACCCCGCCCCCAGCCACCGCAGCATGGGCTATCCAATGGCGTGCCTGTGCAGAATGGAGTTTCTACTGACCAGGGCGCAGCCCCAGAGGTCTTGTCAGGGGTCCGTGCTAGGAGAGAACTAGCACATCGTCTCATCCAGAACCTGAAAGCCAACAG GGCTATGTATATATCTGACAAAGGGGGGGTCACCATCACAACTGATCATagtatggaggaggggagaattcGCATCTCTGTGGATGGAGTGACAGAG GTTTATGTGGTCAGTCTGTTCGTGGAGAACAAGGGTTCGGGCCCGGTCCACTTCACCTACTACTCTGCCCTGCACTGGATGAACTGCTTCATCCTGGAAGATGAGCACAAAGTCACCCGAGCCAACCCGCTCCAACTCCTACCTG GTGTTCGCTATGAGATCCAGGTCAAGTTCAAGCCTAGGATGGTCGGCTTCTACCCCGCCACTCTGGCCTTCGAGTTCAAGACAGacctcctgccctccaccccggCCTTCCACATCGTCCGATTCCTGGAAGCCCAGTGCGTCACCTCCCTGGCAAGGGAGCtggcccccacagccccctacAGACGCCGCCCCATTACAGCTTCCAACTCCCAGTACTTCACTGTGGAGGATGGAGAGCCTCCTGAAAG CACGGCCAAGCTGCATCTGGTCCAAGTGGTCCCGCTGAAGGACTACAAGGTGCCGGCCTATGTAATGGAGCTCGTTCGTGGCAATAG GCCAGTGTTGGAAGGTGCTCTGAGCTGGGAGAACTACTCTCAGAAGTTCCAGCTGCTGCTCTACCTCGAAGAGCTGCAGATGGAGGTGGACATTAAGAAGTACAACATGACCAATCAGCCCATGCACTTTCACCCCACCAATAAGAGGTTCCTGGTTCTCGAT GTGCCAGGGGTGTCAGAGAACCGTCCGTCGGTGCTCAGGGGGGATGCCCTGCTAGTCACCAAGACAGCCGAAGCATCGCGAGGCTCAGCAGGCCTGGTGAAATACAAAGGGTTTGTCTACAGAGTGGAACTGGAGACGATCCAGCTGAACTTCAATAAGAA GCTGTTGGCAAGCTTCATAGATGGAATGCAGTTCAACGTTGAGTTTACAGTTAGCCGCCTTATAACTCgcctccagcagagggcagtagaGATGGCCTCCCAATACAAGCTGGGGGAGGTGCTGTTTCCTTCTGAGAAAGACTCCGTTCCCATGCCAGACCTCCCTGATCTCAG GCTTTACGACGCGAAGCTGGAGAAGAACCCAGAACAGCTCAGAGCTATCCAGAACATTGTGGCTGGCTCCTCCAGACCTGCTCCTTACCTGGTGTTTGGCCCACCAGGAACAG GAAAAACGGTGACTGTGGTGGAGGCCATTAAACAGTTAGTGAAGACGAACAGCTTCAACCACATCCTGGCCTGTGCTCCGTCCAATAGTGCGGCAGATCTGCTGTGTAAGAGGATTGTAGAACACGTTGACAAGCGGCTGGTGTTGCGCATGTACGCCAGCAGCCGCAACCCCTGGGACGTGCCTGAGGAACTACTG ACGTGCTGTAACCTGGATGAGGACGGGGAGACCTTTGTGTTTCCCTCGAAGGAGAGTCTTATGGAGTACAAGATAATGGTCACCACCCTAGTGACTGCTGGAAG GTTTGTGACTGGAGGAGTGCCCCAGGGTCACTACAGTCATGTGTTTGTAGATGAGGCAGGACATGCAGTGGAGACAGAGTGCATTATTCCCCTGGCAG GACTGCTCCAGCCTGGGTCAGGTCAGGTGGTTCTGGCTGGAGATCCCAAACAGTTAGGACCCATCCTGAGATCTCCTCTGGCCATCAAGCATGGGATGG GGCTATCTCTGCTGGAGAGGCTGATGAAGGATGTGTCGCTGTACCAGAAGGGAAGTAGAGGGACCTACAACGACCGCTATGTTACCAAACTACTGCGCAACTACAG GTCTCATCCTGCCATCTTGAAGATTCCCAACGAGCTCTTCTACGATGGAGAGCTCCAGGTGTTCGCCGACAAGATTGTTCGCAACTCCTACTGCAACTGGGAACATCTGCAGAAGCAG GGTTTCCCCATAATCTTCCATGGAGTAACTGGTCGTGATGAGCGTGAGGCTAACAGCCCCTCCTTCTTCAACGTGGCAGAAGTAGAGATCCTGATAGAATACTTGAAGAAGCTCTTCCAGACCCAGGGCAAGAAAGGCCTGGCAAAAATCAGCCCCAAGGAAATCGGGATTATTGCCCCATACAGGAAACAG GTGGAAAAGATCCGCAAGGCCATCAAGATAGTGGAGAAGGAGCTTAAGATGAACTTTAAAGACTTGAAG gtgggctCAGTGGAGGAGTTCCAGGGACAAGAGAGGAAGGTGATCCTGGTGTCAACAGTTCGCAGCTCCCATGAATACGTCAAGCTAGATCAAAAGTTCAGCCTTGGCTTTGTCAAGAACGAGAAG AGATTCAACGTGGCAACGACACGAGCCAAGGCCTTGCTTGTTGTGGTGGGAAACCCCATAGTTCTGAGAGAAGACCCTATATGGGGCAG gttCATCCAGTACTGTGAGGATCAAGGGACTGCTGCTGCTTTTTACTGTCAcgccatggaggaggaggaggaagtgctgGTGGAGAGACTGGCTGCTCTCTACCTTCAAGCAGAGCCTCAag TGGACACGGAAGAGAGTATGACTCAGCAGCTTTTGGACCCGGAGTGGAGAAACGAGGTGTGA